Part of the Bacillus sp. THAF10 genome is shown below.
GCCGGAAGATATCAATGAAGTGGACTATGTAGATGCAAATGGAGAGGAAGTCATGGTTTCGCTAGGTGACTATCAACAGCTTGCAGACGCTCTTTTTAAAGCGGGAACTGCTGAAGGTGTTGTGAATGAGTATGTGGATCCTCACAATCAGCTTCATTTTTACATTTTAGAGAAAAAAGTGGCAGAGGATGGTGTCCTTTCCTATCGAGTTGCCGTTCGGAACCTAGAGGGAGCAGGACCATACAAAAGAGGTCTTTCTTTGGAAAAAGGAAAAATGCTGACTCCGAAGAAATCTAGCATTGCCACTCACTTTGTAAAAGTGACGAATGAGGGCGAGGCAACAGATATTTTTCGATTAGAAGCTAGTACGGATAGTAGTTTAGAAGTGGTGCTGGTAAATAATCTTATAGAGGTGGAAGCGGGAGAAACAGTAGAGGTCCCTGTTTATATTAGAGTTCCGGAAGAAAAAACAAAGGCAACTATTCAATTTAAGGTAAGCTCGGAAACGGATGAGGGACAGAAACAAGAGCTAGATTTAGAAGTGGAAGTTGGAGGGTGAGTGGAATCTATTGAAAAATAGTAATCTAGAAAAAGCGTTAAGGTCTGCCAAAGCAAGTTTGGAGCTTTCAGGTTTTCAGGTAGATGAACGGCATACCGAACTGATACGTCATAATTTACTAGGGGAACTTTCAGATGAGGATTTTTAAGCTGAGGTTTTGCGAATGGGGATACATAGATTTGTGAGAGGGAGAGGAAAGTTATAAGTGGATGAAGACCGCACAGGGGAGAGGTGTCCTGTGCGGTTTTTTGGGGACTTTCTTTCAGGTTTGCGTGTGTCGAAATATACTCGTTGGTGTCGAATGGCATTTATCTTAGTCGACTTGGACAGAAAAATGAAAAAGTGGCTTAATTATTTGAAAAGCGGCTTAATTAATGAAAAGTTGGACAGAAAAACCCGCAAAGTGGCTTAATTATGAGGAGCGCTTGCCGCAGCCCCACTATACGCCCCCCCAGACACCCCAAAAAACCCTTAATTTCCCGCGAATCCACCTCACTTCCCCAGCATTCCACACCTTCGCGCCCCATTTCTTTACTTTATCCCCACCGTTTGCTAGATTTGACTGTAATCTTGGCGATTTATTGCGCCCTGAAAGGCTAAAAATGGAGGAGAAGCCCACATGACCAACTACGACTACACTCTGAACGTAAAAACGGCAGATATACAAATGGGCATCCACCGTTCCTTCACTTATCATCGTTATGAGCCGACTCCATACGAAGCGCTTGATACGCTTTTTGAACAATATGAGCCCCCCACCAAAAGCGATCATGTCATCGATTTCGGGTGCGGCAAGGGACGGCTGAACTTTTATCTTGCGGACAGGTTTGGTGCACAAACAACTGGCATCGAGATGAACGAGGAGCTGATTACCCAAGCGAACGCCAACTTAACAACCTACCGCGGAAGGAATAAGCAAGGAATTGAGTTAATGCAAGCCAAGGCAGAGCGGTATGAGATTCCGCACACCGCGAATCGCTTTTATTTTTTCAATCCGTTTACGATTGATATTTTTCGGAATGTCCTTAGCAATATTTTATATTCGTTGGAGCGGACTTACCGGCCAATGGAGATTATTTTCTATTACCCCGCAGCGGATTTTGTTTATTTTATGGAAGAGCACGCTATGTTTTCATTAAAGCTCGAGGTGCAGCTTGAGGGCTATGAGAAAGATCCGAATGAGCGGTTTTTAGTGTATAAGCTTTCATTTTAAAGGAGGAGCTTCTCCACAACGGCGTCAAGTTCCTCCGCTTCATCCTTCCCCAACACAGCATATTTGCATTCTCCACTTCTTAAATAGCGATAAATAATGTGCGCTTTGTCGATTTCAAAGCGGTTCACTTTGTGTGAGCGAATGGGTGGCGCTGTTTCTAAGGTGTGCCGTACATCTGCGACTACTTTTGATGTATCCTCATAAACCCGACTAAACAACACGTCTGTCCGCCAAATCACAAAAACCTTCCATTTCCCGTCTGCCAGTTTTTCCACCACGAGAAATTGTTGATTTCCCTCTGTGAAGTCTTTTACTTCTTCTTTTTGTAAAAGAGAGAGGAAGGCGTGGAAGTAGTTTCGGTAGGTGGCTGCTTTTTCAAAGGCAAGGTCTTCTGCAAGCTTCTGCATTTTTTGTTCTACTTCCGTCAGCAACTCATTACTTTCTCCTTGCAGCATTGCCACAAACCTCCTCACAATCTCGTTATGCTCATCGACTGC
Proteins encoded:
- a CDS encoding class I SAM-dependent methyltransferase, giving the protein MTNYDYTLNVKTADIQMGIHRSFTYHRYEPTPYEALDTLFEQYEPPTKSDHVIDFGCGKGRLNFYLADRFGAQTTGIEMNEELITQANANLTTYRGRNKQGIELMQAKAERYEIPHTANRFYFFNPFTIDIFRNVLSNILYSLERTYRPMEIIFYYPAADFVYFMEEHAMFSLKLEVQLEGYEKDPNERFLVYKLSF